In Spirosoma aureum, a single genomic region encodes these proteins:
- a CDS encoding carboxylesterase/lipase family protein has product MKTPFIALLAMQLTVAAIAQSNIEVPQAKTANGTVEGTTEQSGIRSFKGIPFAQPPVGELRWKEPQPAKNWQGVRPAKKFGPRAMQLALFGDMGFRSDGMSEDCLYLNVWTPAKSAKERLPVLVYFYGGGFMAGDGSEPRYDGESMARKGIVTLTVNYRLGLFGFFAHPELTKESPHRASGNYGYLDQNAALRWVQQNIEAFGGDPKKVTIAGESAGSVSVSAQMVSPLSKGLIAGAIGESGSLLGTLPPAPLSEGEKNGVEFATSVGAKSLADLRAMQADKLLEATAKVPFGRFSATVDGYFFPKPPSQLFAAGEQAHVPLLAGWNSEEMNARVVLGQEKPTPENYTKAVQKLYGEQASEVLKLYSGTTEDEIIQAATDLASDRFIGYSTWKWADIQSKTGGKPVYRYLYSRPRPAMTPEMGNAAPGLAGGVVKSDAPAAKAPPARGAVHSAEIEYAMGNLATNKVYAWTPDDYKVSEVMQNYFANFIKTGNPNGSGLPTWSAVTNGNAVPVMHIDVTTRQEPEQKRGRYLFLDPLYNKQ; this is encoded by the coding sequence ATGAAAACTCCTTTTATCGCTTTGCTCGCTATGCAGCTAACAGTGGCGGCAATTGCTCAATCAAACATTGAAGTCCCTCAGGCCAAAACCGCCAACGGCACGGTAGAGGGTACTACCGAACAAAGTGGTATTCGCTCGTTCAAAGGAATTCCTTTTGCACAACCGCCCGTCGGTGAGTTACGCTGGAAAGAGCCGCAGCCCGCAAAAAACTGGCAGGGTGTTCGTCCTGCTAAAAAATTTGGTCCCCGTGCCATGCAGCTTGCTCTTTTTGGCGATATGGGCTTCCGATCGGACGGTATGAGCGAGGATTGCCTTTACCTGAATGTATGGACACCTGCCAAATCGGCCAAAGAGCGACTACCGGTTCTGGTTTACTTTTATGGCGGTGGCTTTATGGCTGGCGATGGTTCAGAGCCACGCTATGATGGTGAGAGCATGGCCCGTAAAGGCATCGTTACGCTTACTGTGAACTATCGCCTTGGCTTATTTGGATTCTTTGCCCATCCTGAACTAACAAAAGAGTCGCCACATCGGGCATCCGGTAACTATGGCTACCTCGATCAGAATGCTGCTTTGCGCTGGGTACAACAAAATATCGAAGCGTTTGGAGGAGATCCTAAAAAGGTAACAATTGCGGGTGAGTCTGCCGGTTCGGTCTCGGTCAGCGCTCAAATGGTATCGCCATTATCGAAAGGCCTGATTGCTGGTGCTATTGGTGAGAGTGGGTCTCTACTTGGAACATTGCCGCCCGCTCCGCTTTCTGAAGGGGAGAAAAATGGTGTTGAATTCGCCACGAGTGTCGGGGCAAAATCGCTGGCCGATTTAAGGGCGATGCAAGCTGACAAACTGCTCGAAGCGACCGCTAAGGTTCCTTTCGGCCGCTTCTCGGCTACGGTCGATGGATACTTTTTTCCAAAGCCACCATCCCAGCTTTTTGCCGCTGGTGAACAGGCTCATGTTCCCTTACTGGCTGGCTGGAATTCGGAGGAAATGAACGCACGGGTTGTGCTGGGCCAGGAAAAGCCAACCCCCGAAAACTACACAAAAGCGGTGCAGAAATTGTATGGCGAACAGGCCAGTGAAGTTTTGAAACTGTATTCGGGTACAACCGAAGATGAAATCATACAGGCAGCTACTGATCTGGCCAGCGACCGGTTTATTGGCTATAGCACCTGGAAATGGGCTGATATTCAGAGTAAAACGGGTGGCAAGCCGGTATATCGTTATCTCTATTCACGCCCAAGACCGGCTATGACACCCGAAATGGGTAATGCGGCCCCAGGTCTGGCGGGTGGTGTTGTGAAGAGCGATGCTCCTGCTGCCAAAGCACCCCCTGCTCGTGGAGCCGTGCATTCAGCGGAGATCGAGTATGCCATGGGCAATCTGGCCACAAACAAAGTATACGCCTGGACACCTGACGATTATAAAGTGTCGGAGGTGATGCAGAACTATTTTGCCAACTTCATAAAAACAGGTAATCCGAACGGTTCTGGTTTGCCAACCTGGTCGGCAGTCACGAATGGAAATGCGGTTCCGGTTATGCACATTGACGTAACCACCCGGCAGGAGCCTGAACAGAAAAGAGGGCGTTATTTATTCCTCGACCCGCTTTATAACAAGCAATAG
- a CDS encoding capsule assembly Wzi family protein, translating to MKTLLSIIFWAAISPLALAQIDSLTLPPRRLTIYDIEVGGLLGSGSRTPFWLQANQFGIVPANSPAGSVRVGLTERFQFSTTHPNRSISYGIQAVGNAARTSAVLLPQAYVSLDLGHFSLWGGRKKEIIGLGDSTLSSGFYSWSGNALPITKIQIGTNGFTPLGFTGGLVSVHAFFAHGWFANSDSIQQSYLHQKALYVRIGRPDSRIRLTAGVLHNAQWGGHSAYLPANVAQNGQLPNSFKDYLYVLTVREGSESDSPNLTEFDRVNRVGNHLGSIDFSAEMALGPWQAMAYYQHPFEDKSGVVFVNMPDGLYGLTLQRQPTKSGGFQIRHILLEYFNTMSQSGSLTHTGSRYDGQDDYFNNYQYLDGWAQKQHVIGTPFLSRRADLRPERQNEQPSKRIWAIANNRVQMGHLGLSGTIGQGIQWQTRLSMSRNYGTYRHPFDEPVSQFSGAAWLTWPITWLGGSELKTALAIDQGQLYENSVGGWVSIRKILKTTK from the coding sequence GTGAAGACATTACTTTCGATCATTTTCTGGGCAGCAATTAGTCCTCTGGCACTAGCGCAGATTGATTCCCTGACTCTGCCACCACGTCGTTTGACGATATACGACATTGAAGTAGGCGGTTTACTTGGATCGGGTAGCCGAACTCCCTTCTGGTTACAAGCGAATCAATTTGGTATTGTTCCCGCCAATAGTCCGGCTGGTTCGGTGCGGGTTGGCCTTACTGAACGCTTCCAATTTAGTACCACTCATCCTAATCGATCGATTAGTTACGGTATTCAGGCAGTTGGTAATGCCGCCAGAACGTCGGCTGTCCTGTTGCCACAGGCGTATGTATCCCTTGATTTAGGCCATTTTAGCCTGTGGGGTGGACGTAAGAAGGAAATCATTGGCTTGGGCGATTCAACTTTATCATCTGGCTTTTACTCCTGGTCTGGCAATGCCTTGCCGATAACGAAGATACAGATTGGCACAAATGGTTTTACCCCACTAGGTTTTACAGGAGGGTTGGTTTCTGTCCATGCTTTTTTTGCCCACGGCTGGTTTGCTAATTCCGATTCCATTCAACAATCCTACCTGCACCAGAAAGCCCTGTATGTTCGAATTGGTCGACCTGATTCGCGCATCCGATTGACAGCGGGCGTATTGCACAATGCACAGTGGGGGGGGCATTCTGCGTATTTGCCTGCCAATGTGGCTCAAAACGGACAGTTACCCAATTCGTTTAAAGACTATCTGTATGTGCTTACAGTTCGGGAGGGAAGCGAGTCTGACTCCCCCAATTTAACCGAGTTTGATCGGGTTAATCGCGTTGGTAATCATTTGGGATCAATAGATTTCAGTGCAGAAATGGCCTTGGGGCCGTGGCAGGCGATGGCCTACTACCAGCATCCATTTGAAGATAAGTCGGGCGTTGTTTTCGTCAATATGCCGGATGGATTATACGGGTTGACATTGCAGCGGCAGCCAACAAAATCGGGGGGCTTTCAGATACGGCATATTTTGCTCGAATATTTCAATACCATGAGTCAGAGTGGCTCGCTCACCCATACCGGCTCCCGCTACGATGGACAGGACGACTATTTCAACAACTACCAATATCTCGATGGATGGGCACAGAAACAGCATGTGATTGGTACACCATTTCTGTCGCGCCGGGCCGATTTGCGACCCGAACGTCAGAACGAACAACCAAGCAAGCGAATCTGGGCAATTGCCAACAACCGTGTTCAAATGGGGCATCTGGGATTGTCCGGAACAATTGGGCAAGGTATTCAGTGGCAAACTCGCCTGTCGATGAGCCGAAATTATGGCACCTATCGCCATCCTTTCGACGAACCTGTATCGCAGTTTTCGGGCGCAGCCTGGTTAACATGGCCAATTACCTGGCTAGGTGGTTCTGAGCTTAAGACCGCCCTAGCGATCGATCAGGGTCAATTGTACGAGAATTCCGTAGGGGGATGGGTAAGTATTCGGAAAATCTTGAAAACAACCAAATAG
- a CDS encoding alginate lyase family protein — MTHTYQWFYHRLRSMTVSEIMFRTGEFIRKKAGRRRMGWQPAVRLTHLPEPLLPFDPSETPVVTFSPEQPIFRHTIDINEPIDWHLDINTGRRFPLIYAKDVDVRSGRWGSAKYAWEINRLLFLPQLAVQYRQTGDQRFLTQFLDLNRSWFASNPYLTGVNWYSNIEVNIRLINWFISWNILDASALAQTNNDFRLFVETKWLPVIYQHCVYSRSNPSYHSSANNHLISEYAGLFIAASFWAFPESPSWRNYAKAGLEREIQLQHSATGINREEAAEYIQFITDFFLIANVVGDKAGDPFSVAYTAKLKQILAYIAQFLDCEGTFPRYGDEDDGRVLLLDDAHPHNNFQSLLRSGAVLFGEPLFKQQSVSRGGTPRFDLKNYILFGAAGRSLFEAVPVTSEPLGSVLYEEGHFIFRKQEMAHDPSKFREIYIHADAAPLGFLSIAAHGHADALSFLMHVDGQVFLADPGTYSYQTDPEWRNYFISTRAHNTVCIDGQNQAFQAGALLWLDHYKPQILSSLSNDQADEVVATHNGYARLQCKHQRTFRFEKANDLLSIRDLVENSGKQARLVEVMFHFGPNVRVDTLSRNKFVLSHPVTERRVWLTIASGLRTEIMTGKTEPIRLGWYSEGFYRNQATTTIRAFLMLDPGRTTTLTHQLEVIEPANVDPLIHKQTESRRLLQKQ, encoded by the coding sequence ATGACACACACCTATCAGTGGTTTTATCATCGGCTGCGTTCTATGACCGTCTCGGAAATAATGTTCCGAACGGGAGAATTTATCCGGAAGAAAGCCGGTCGCCGACGAATGGGTTGGCAGCCAGCCGTACGGCTGACTCACTTACCAGAGCCCTTATTGCCGTTCGATCCATCAGAGACGCCCGTCGTAACCTTTTCGCCCGAACAGCCCATTTTTCGGCATACAATTGATATTAACGAACCCATAGACTGGCATCTCGATATAAACACGGGTCGGCGTTTCCCGCTGATTTATGCCAAAGACGTCGATGTGAGAAGTGGGCGTTGGGGGAGTGCCAAATACGCCTGGGAGATTAATAGATTGTTGTTTTTGCCTCAGTTGGCCGTGCAATACCGGCAAACTGGCGATCAGCGGTTTTTGACTCAATTCCTGGATCTTAACCGATCATGGTTCGCATCAAATCCATATCTGACCGGCGTAAATTGGTACAGTAATATCGAGGTCAATATCCGACTGATCAATTGGTTTATCAGCTGGAATATTTTAGATGCATCGGCTCTGGCGCAGACTAATAATGATTTTCGATTATTTGTCGAAACGAAGTGGCTTCCGGTTATTTACCAGCATTGCGTTTATAGCCGAAGCAACCCATCCTACCATTCTTCAGCCAATAATCACCTTATTTCAGAATATGCCGGGTTGTTTATAGCCGCTTCATTCTGGGCCTTTCCCGAATCACCCAGTTGGCGGAATTATGCAAAGGCTGGACTGGAACGCGAAATTCAGCTGCAACATAGTGCAACCGGTATTAATCGGGAGGAGGCTGCTGAATACATTCAGTTTATAACAGACTTTTTCCTGATTGCTAACGTAGTAGGTGATAAGGCGGGCGATCCGTTTTCAGTAGCCTACACCGCCAAACTCAAGCAGATTCTAGCTTATATCGCTCAGTTTCTCGACTGCGAGGGTACGTTTCCGCGCTACGGCGATGAAGACGATGGTCGGGTACTATTACTCGATGATGCGCATCCGCATAACAATTTTCAGTCGTTGCTGCGGTCAGGGGCCGTATTGTTTGGCGAACCATTGTTTAAACAGCAATCGGTGAGTAGGGGGGGCACTCCGCGCTTCGATCTGAAGAACTATATTTTGTTTGGTGCGGCCGGTCGGTCGCTTTTCGAGGCTGTTCCGGTCACCAGTGAGCCATTAGGCAGCGTTTTATACGAGGAAGGGCATTTCATTTTTCGGAAGCAGGAAATGGCTCATGACCCATCGAAGTTCCGGGAGATTTACATCCATGCCGATGCTGCTCCGTTGGGCTTTTTGTCTATTGCTGCTCACGGCCATGCTGATGCCTTATCGTTTTTGATGCATGTTGATGGACAGGTCTTCCTGGCTGACCCAGGTACGTATTCTTATCAAACCGATCCTGAGTGGCGTAACTATTTTATCAGCACCCGAGCCCACAATACCGTTTGTATCGATGGTCAGAATCAGGCGTTTCAGGCCGGTGCTTTACTGTGGCTCGATCACTATAAACCGCAGATATTGTCGTCGTTATCCAACGACCAGGCCGATGAGGTTGTAGCAACGCACAATGGATATGCACGACTTCAGTGCAAACACCAGCGAACCTTTCGGTTTGAGAAAGCCAATGATTTGTTATCGATACGTGATTTGGTGGAGAATTCTGGTAAGCAGGCCCGGCTTGTGGAGGTGATGTTTCATTTTGGACCAAACGTTCGTGTAGATACACTAAGTCGCAATAAGTTTGTTCTGAGTCATCCTGTTACAGAACGGCGGGTGTGGCTAACAATAGCCTCTGGCCTGCGTACAGAGATAATGACTGGTAAAACTGAGCCAATTCGGCTAGGTTGGTACTCAGAGGGATTTTACCGCAATCAGGCAACGACAACGATCCGGGCCTTTCTCATGCTTGATCCGGGACGGACGACTACGCTTACTCACCAACTTGAAGTTATTGAGCCTGCCAATGTTGATCCGTTGATTCATAAGCAGACTGAAAGCCGGCGGTTACTCCAAAAGCAGTAA
- a CDS encoding NUDIX hydrolase produces MNDQLIPEESRSDGAGFLPGLAIDCVIFGFHDNQLKILLLEYRNTSLFALPGGFIRAGENVNDASRRVLAERTGLHDIYLEQFYTFGDLNRHDPTPLRAIMAGKGLEPMDSHWLLGRFVTVGYYALVDFTKAVPVPDLLSDSCTWYDLAALPTLMLDHQTIVLKALDTLRADLDRKLIGFNLLPESFTMNDLQSLYETILGQSLHRSSFQRKMLSLSILERLDKQYRGGAHKAPYLYRFISEK; encoded by the coding sequence ATGAACGATCAACTTATTCCGGAAGAAAGCAGATCAGATGGGGCCGGTTTCTTACCGGGTCTGGCAATCGACTGCGTTATTTTCGGCTTTCATGATAACCAACTGAAAATCTTATTGCTGGAGTATCGAAACACGAGCCTGTTTGCCCTACCGGGTGGTTTTATTCGAGCGGGTGAAAATGTAAATGATGCCTCCAGGCGCGTACTCGCCGAACGAACTGGTTTGCACGATATTTACCTGGAACAGTTCTATACGTTTGGCGACCTAAACCGTCATGACCCTACTCCTTTACGGGCTATCATGGCAGGAAAAGGCCTGGAACCCATGGACAGTCACTGGCTGCTGGGCCGATTTGTTACGGTAGGGTATTATGCGCTCGTTGATTTTACTAAGGCAGTGCCTGTTCCGGATTTGCTTTCCGATAGTTGTACCTGGTACGATCTGGCTGCCTTACCTACACTGATGCTTGATCACCAGACTATCGTTTTAAAAGCGCTGGACACTCTGCGAGCTGACCTAGATCGTAAGCTGATTGGTTTTAATTTGCTTCCCGAATCCTTCACGATGAACGACCTCCAAAGTCTCTACGAAACTATTCTGGGGCAGTCATTGCATCGGTCCAGCTTTCAGCGAAAGATGCTTAGTCTAAGTATTCTGGAACGGCTAGACAAACAATACAGGGGCGGAGCGCACAAAGCTCCCTACCTATACCGTTTCATTTCAGAAAAATAG
- a CDS encoding polysaccharide lyase, translated as MNRAFTSFTYLTTSVNKNFSLVFTYIQATNRLVRLAVLTTLLPLFFNISLSSCTQADTISPESESHSSAREDASVLYTDGFENNQIANFWRTELRTPTAGLITSDKKRAGKQAMRFSWKSSQVNGTNDMLHSELAMGNTPIGETERWYGYSSYMPSSSMANEDQTVIVSQWHGHPDAGFEDSIPPLCIEIKSNDMQLVYSASNKPIIKPLQSPTSMKRIDLGAAIFDRWVDYVVHVKWDPIGKTGQLQVWQDGVLLVNEQAISIGYIQNHKPFWKIGLYCWTGKSIYDEKVMYYDEARVGGPSANYDAVKPGRNDNSAKDQR; from the coding sequence ATGAACCGTGCTTTTACTTCCTTTACTTATTTAACCACTTCTGTTAATAAGAATTTTTCTCTTGTATTCACGTATATTCAGGCTACTAACCGACTCGTCCGTTTAGCCGTGCTTACAACCCTATTGCCTCTCTTTTTCAATATAAGCCTCAGTAGCTGCACCCAGGCTGATACGATTTCACCAGAGAGCGAAAGCCATTCTTCTGCTCGTGAAGATGCAAGTGTACTTTATACAGATGGATTTGAAAATAATCAAATCGCTAACTTCTGGCGTACCGAATTACGCACGCCAACAGCCGGCTTAATTACAAGCGATAAGAAACGCGCCGGAAAACAAGCCATGCGTTTCTCATGGAAATCTAGCCAGGTTAATGGCACAAATGATATGCTACATTCAGAACTGGCTATGGGCAATACACCCATTGGCGAAACTGAAAGATGGTATGGTTATAGCTCCTATATGCCTTCATCTTCAATGGCGAATGAAGATCAAACCGTAATAGTTAGCCAATGGCATGGCCATCCTGATGCTGGATTTGAAGATAGCATTCCACCGTTGTGCATTGAAATCAAATCCAATGATATGCAACTGGTTTACTCAGCGTCTAATAAACCAATTATTAAGCCGTTGCAAAGTCCTACTTCAATGAAGCGTATAGATTTGGGAGCCGCTATTTTTGACCGTTGGGTTGATTATGTAGTCCATGTCAAATGGGACCCAATTGGAAAAACAGGCCAATTGCAGGTATGGCAGGACGGTGTTCTTTTAGTAAACGAGCAAGCAATTTCAATAGGCTACATCCAGAATCATAAACCATTCTGGAAAATTGGCCTCTATTGCTGGACAGGAAAATCGATATATGATGAGAAAGTTATGTATTACGATGAAGCGCGCGTTGGTGGCCCTTCGGCCAACTACGATGCAGTAAAGCCTGGCCGTAACGACAACTCAGCTAAAGACCAGCGTTAA
- a CDS encoding glycosyltransferase family 4 protein: MITATSPPKNDDALVPQGIAKQVLTAGPDHINYRGGIGSVMNVYARHFAIYKCVTSHKPTAKKWQLIPFFLKQYGRFIQTLWTDNDIRIVHLQASSHGSFYRKLVLFITAKYGFGKQVIYHMHGSRFESFYLQSDPVSKRFIRFLVEHADMVIGLSTYWQDFFAQNFQTKRLEVLGNVIHQRESKDSPLDLKPVNGPLNVLFLGAIGHRKGIFDLLDTVRLHQAAFNGRLLLRVGGNGETEQLQAYIAEHKLESLVRFEGWVSGEKKHELLSISDVYILPSYNEGLPLSILEAMNYHLPIISTPVGGTAEAVHEGINGFLVPPGDKEEIYNRLLRFIAEPDLVTQMGAASGRIVQQYQPETIFPRLRGIYESMLVKTA, translated from the coding sequence ATGATAACTGCCACTTCTCCTCCCAAAAACGATGATGCCTTAGTACCCCAAGGCATCGCAAAACAAGTGCTGACCGCTGGCCCTGATCATATAAACTACCGAGGTGGTATCGGCAGTGTTATGAATGTATATGCCCGTCATTTTGCCATTTACAAATGTGTTACCAGTCATAAACCAACTGCGAAAAAGTGGCAATTGATTCCGTTCTTCCTAAAACAGTATGGTCGATTTATCCAAACCTTATGGACTGATAATGACATTCGTATTGTGCATCTTCAGGCTTCATCGCATGGTAGTTTCTATCGCAAGCTAGTCTTGTTCATAACTGCTAAATATGGTTTTGGCAAGCAGGTTATTTACCATATGCATGGCTCTCGGTTTGAGAGTTTCTATCTGCAAAGCGATCCAGTAAGCAAACGTTTCATCCGTTTTCTGGTTGAACATGCCGACATGGTTATTGGCTTATCGACTTACTGGCAAGATTTCTTTGCCCAGAATTTCCAGACAAAACGTCTCGAGGTTCTCGGCAATGTTATTCATCAGCGCGAATCCAAAGATTCGCCACTAGATCTAAAGCCAGTTAACGGACCACTCAATGTTCTGTTCCTAGGAGCAATTGGCCATAGAAAGGGAATTTTCGACCTGCTGGATACGGTACGTCTTCATCAGGCAGCATTTAATGGTCGTCTATTGCTTCGGGTGGGTGGTAACGGCGAAACCGAACAATTACAAGCTTACATCGCTGAGCATAAACTCGAATCACTCGTACGGTTCGAAGGCTGGGTATCAGGCGAAAAGAAGCATGAGCTGCTGAGTATTAGTGACGTATATATTTTACCGTCCTACAACGAAGGGCTACCGCTCTCAATTCTGGAAGCCATGAATTACCATCTGCCTATTATTTCAACGCCAGTTGGTGGTACTGCCGAAGCAGTACATGAGGGTATTAATGGATTTCTGGTTCCCCCAGGCGACAAAGAAGAGATCTATAATCGATTACTCCGATTTATAGCCGAACCTGATCTAGTTACACAAATGGGAGCCGCTTCGGGGCGGATTGTTCAGCAATACCAACCTGAAACAATCTTTCCAAGACTGCGCGGTATCTATGAATCTATGCTGGTGAAAACAGCCTAA
- a CDS encoding glycosyltransferase: MKIVHINFGLETGGIETMLVDILNEQCADATVYLLLINEQIDVNLIATIDPRVQILRIGRPKGSRNPLYITKLNAALLRLKPDVVHCHNHQIARLLWGRTGRRYLTIHDVQVPTSYFGRYDKLFAISDIVRQDVLQRTGLDAYRIYNGIRTEAIVARTAYSANDVFRIVQISRLQHNKKGQHILLNALRELVYSYHLTHLRVEFVGEGDSRIYLQQLTNELGLTDYVTFAGLKTRADLYQELQNYHLLVQPSLYEGFGLTVAEGMAAGVPVLVSAIDGPMELIDNDRFGYSFPSGDAHQLAERIRGLVLDYESKAVRTMATSARQHACTTFDVRQTASRYLASY; this comes from the coding sequence ATGAAAATCGTTCATATCAACTTTGGTTTAGAGACGGGTGGAATCGAAACCATGCTGGTGGATATTCTCAACGAGCAATGTGCGGATGCAACGGTATATTTATTACTGATCAATGAGCAGATCGACGTCAATTTGATAGCGACAATTGATCCTCGTGTGCAGATTTTGCGTATTGGACGCCCAAAGGGTAGCCGAAATCCACTGTACATTACAAAATTAAATGCAGCCTTACTCCGACTAAAACCAGATGTTGTCCATTGCCATAATCATCAGATTGCCAGGCTACTCTGGGGTCGCACCGGACGGCGCTATCTAACGATTCACGATGTACAGGTACCAACCTCCTATTTTGGTCGCTATGATAAACTATTTGCAATTTCCGACATCGTTCGGCAGGATGTTTTGCAACGAACAGGTCTGGATGCGTACCGGATTTATAATGGCATCCGGACAGAAGCGATTGTAGCCAGAACTGCCTATTCAGCAAATGATGTATTTCGAATTGTGCAAATCAGTCGCCTACAGCATAATAAAAAAGGCCAGCATATTCTGTTAAACGCTTTACGTGAATTGGTTTACTCTTACCACCTTACTCATCTGCGGGTTGAGTTCGTGGGTGAAGGTGATTCAAGGATTTATTTGCAACAATTAACCAATGAGCTTGGCTTGACCGACTATGTCACCTTTGCAGGCCTAAAAACCCGGGCCGACTTATACCAGGAATTACAAAATTATCACTTGCTGGTACAGCCTTCTCTCTATGAAGGCTTTGGCCTTACAGTAGCAGAGGGTATGGCCGCCGGAGTACCGGTATTGGTATCAGCCATTGACGGCCCGATGGAATTGATCGATAACGATCGATTTGGCTATTCTTTTCCTTCGGGCGATGCACATCAACTCGCCGAACGCATTCGGGGGTTGGTGCTGGATTACGAATCAAAAGCTGTCCGGACGATGGCTACCAGTGCCCGGCAACATGCCTGTACAACTTTCGATGTTCGACAAACGGCTAGTCGGTATCTGGCTAGCTATTGA
- a CDS encoding acyltransferase family protein, protein MQANTTLLAGKSYVPALDGFRGLAIMVVVISHYGLGKVIPGGFGVTLFFFISGFLITRLLIAEYEKEHRIDLKSFYIRRVLRLYPALFFMVAIAIGFTMFMGCGFQSGAVLSTLFYYRNYYMLFGGSLSPANCTRIFDITWSLSIEEHFYLFFPLLFMAFYRRPKILATLMGISIVSVLAWRLYLVATEGLTELTVYRIYHLTDTRLDAIMFGCLVSLILHQDQVARYIRIVGHPAVFAGAIGLLFFTFLYRDGTFRETWRYSLQALALSVILPAVLYGKSYTTLMHWLSTPWLVTIGKLSYSLYLFHWVGVSVAENLIGGERLKAPWLLTAVPLGLLLSLLSYNYIEKPTARLRKRFGSTVETAPLIADSSLVTEHPSVG, encoded by the coding sequence ATGCAAGCAAATACGACGTTACTCGCAGGCAAAAGCTACGTTCCTGCCTTAGACGGATTTCGGGGACTCGCTATTATGGTAGTCGTTATCAGTCACTATGGATTAGGTAAAGTGATTCCGGGTGGGTTTGGCGTTACTTTATTTTTCTTTATCAGTGGTTTCCTGATTACCAGACTTCTGATTGCAGAGTATGAAAAAGAGCACCGGATTGACCTGAAAAGTTTCTACATCCGACGGGTCCTTCGGCTCTATCCTGCTCTGTTTTTTATGGTTGCTATTGCCATTGGTTTTACGATGTTTATGGGCTGTGGGTTTCAGTCAGGTGCAGTCTTGTCGACTCTGTTTTATTATCGTAATTACTATATGCTCTTTGGCGGAAGCCTTAGTCCCGCTAACTGTACTCGTATTTTCGACATTACCTGGTCACTATCCATTGAAGAACATTTCTATCTCTTTTTCCCGTTGCTATTTATGGCCTTCTACCGTCGGCCTAAAATTCTGGCAACACTTATGGGGATCAGTATTGTATCAGTGCTAGCCTGGCGCTTATACCTTGTTGCTACAGAAGGCTTAACGGAACTGACCGTTTACCGAATTTACCATCTCACCGATACCCGGCTAGATGCCATTATGTTTGGTTGTCTTGTAAGTCTGATTTTACACCAAGACCAGGTAGCCCGTTACATTCGTATTGTGGGGCATCCAGCTGTGTTCGCCGGAGCGATTGGGCTACTATTTTTTACTTTCCTCTACCGAGACGGCACTTTTAGAGAAACCTGGCGCTATTCGCTACAGGCATTAGCCTTAAGCGTTATTCTACCAGCGGTGCTGTATGGAAAGTCTTATACTACCCTTATGCATTGGCTAAGTACACCCTGGCTTGTGACCATTGGTAAGCTGAGTTACTCGCTCTATCTGTTTCACTGGGTTGGCGTAAGTGTAGCAGAAAATTTGATTGGCGGAGAGCGTCTTAAGGCTCCCTGGCTCCTGACAGCCGTACCACTTGGACTGTTACTTAGTTTGTTAAGTTACAATTATATTGAAAAGCCTACAGCCAGGCTTCGGAAGCGATTCGGTTCCACCGTCGAAACAGCACCACTTATTGCCGATTCATCGCTGGTTACTGAACATCCCTCTGTGGGATAG